One Gemmatimonadota bacterium genomic window, GGGTGTCGCCGCGCTGCTGCTGGAAGCCTATCCCCACTGGACGCCCGAAAAGGTGCAAAGGGTACTCCGCCAGACGGCCGGACAGGCCGCCGCGCCGGACACGCTGAACGGCTACGGGATCGTCCACGCGCTGAATGCCCTTTCGACCGAATCGCGTGGGGACGTGTACTCATTCACCGCCGCAGGCGGCCCGGGCGGTGTCTACCTCGCCTGGACCGCGGGGCTGGAGGTCAACCTGCTTTCCTACCGGATCGAGCGCAGGGACTACCCCGATGGATCGTTTGAACTGCTGGCCTCGGTACCGGTAACCCGATCCGGGGACAATCCTCAGAGGTCGAACGCCTATGATTACACGGATACGGCCGCGCAACCGGGAACGTCCTACGAGTACCGGTTGCAGCCCGTGGGCCGCGCGGGACTGGTGTTGACGGCGGAACCTGTCGTAATCCGTATCGATCACGAGTCCGGCGCCTCCGACGGCGTGGCGGCGGTCCTCTATCCGAACGCGCCGAATCCCTTTGCCGTCAGCACGCGTGTACGCTTCGAACTGTTGGAGCCGGTCCACGTTACCTTGACGATATACGATCTGCTTGGCAGAAAGGTACGAGTGCTGGTCGATGAAACCCATGGACCGGGCAGATACGCGCGGACCTGGAACGGCAGGGACGGCGACGGCCGCGCCGTGCCCAGCGGCGTGTACCTGTACCGCATGACCGCGGGAGACATCGAGGAAGGGGGCAAGATGCTGCTGCTGCGCTAGGGGCGGCGTGTTCCCGGCTCGCAACACGCGTTTCAGGCCGGCCGAAGCGCGGGCTCTCAGGCCGGTTGAAAAGCGGTTTCACGCATGACCAAAGGCGGTGACGGCAGGCCGGCGATCTTCGATAAAGAGGTTGACATCCAAGCGGGTTGGGGTTTATATAGCCTACAACGGCATGCAGCAGGTGTTTCCGTTCGTGCAAATCTATTGCAAGTCAGCGCAAATCGAGCTACTTACGCCATTTTGAAGGGGGTTGGACATCATGGTCACCGTGACGGACGTAGCCGCCGACAAGATTAAAACCATGATCGAGGACCAGGGCAATCCGGATCTCGGACTGCGCGTCATGATCGCCGGCGGTGGATGTTCCGGTTTTCAGTACCGTCTCGCTTTCGACAAGCAGGCGACCGACGCCGACCAGATTATCGAGCAGAACGGCATCAAGGTTTTCGTCGACAACAAGAGCGCCATCTACCTGATGGGTGCGGAACTGGATTATGTAGAAGGACTGATGGGCGCAGGGTTCAAGGTAAGCAATCCCAATGCCAAGGGCACCTGCGGCTGCGGAGAGTCTTTTTACGTATAGGCCCGTATGACGCGCAGGCGGAACCTAAGGTGTTCCGTCCACGCGGATCGAGCACTTTGGCTGCGGAATCTGAAACCCCCCGTGTGTTACTGACCGGTATCCGGCACGTCATCGCCGTGGCCAGCGGCAAGGGTGGCGTGGGCAAGTCGACGGTCAGCGTCAACCTGGCCCTGGCCCTTGCGGACGCTGGCCATTCGGCCGGCCTGCTCGACGCAGACGTATATGGCCCGAACGTCCCCCAGATGATGGGCGTCACCGGGTCCCTCGAGAAAGATCCTTCAGGCAGAATCCAACCCATTGTTCGGCATGGTATCCGGCTGGTGTCCGTCGGGTTTGTGGCTGGACGTTCGGACGCGGTGATCTACCGTGGCCCCCTCGTCGGAAAGATGGTGAAGAGCTTCCTCGGCAACGTGGCCTGGGGGGAACTGGACTACCTGGTGGTCGATCTTCCGCCCGGTACCGGCGACGCGGCGCTGACCCTGGCCCAGTCCACGGAACTGACCGGAGCCGTCATCGTCACGACGCCCCAGCAGGTCGCCCTGTCGGACGTGCGCAAGTCGATTACCATGTTCCAGCGGCTGCGGGTTCCCGTGCTGGGCATCGTCGAAAACATGAGTTATTACGTCAACGCCGGGACGGGTGAACGGGTTCACATCTTCGGCCAGGGCGGCGGCTGCGCCTTAAGCGATGAGCTGGGCCTGCCCTTTCTGGGGGAGATTCCCCTCTCGCCGGCCGTTTGCGCGGGGGGAGACGCGGGCGAACCGATCTTTCTGGATTCGGCGAGTACCGTGGAAAAGGCGGCCTTCAAAAACATCCGGGCCGCCGTCGAGGCCGAGATCGAGAACCAGCCGGCGCCGGTGCCCGGTCCGGTCCAATCCTGATGCTGCGGCTTCCCCGGTCCATCTACGACGGCATGGCCGCCCACGCGGTCGAAGAGTATCCCCGGGAGTGCTGTGGATTTCTGACCGGAACGGATGACCCGGACTCCTGGCGGGTCCACCGGTGCAGGAACATACAGGACGAGCTGCACGTGAAAGATCCGGCGCAGTATCCCCGGGATGCTCGGACCGCCTATGTGTTCAGCCGGGAGGACATGGAACGGCTGTTCTTCGGCAAGTTCGAACCGCCGGGCGCTCGGGTCCTGGGATTCTATCATTCGCATCCGGATTCGCCGGCCTATTTTTCGGAAAAGGACCGGATGGAAGCCCTGACAGACTGGCTGGACCCGGAACCAGGCTACCTGGTCCTCTCCGTCACGAAAGAGATGGTAAGCGAGATCAAAATGTTCCGGTGGGTCGACGATGAAGCGGGATTCAGGGAGATACCCGTAGAACTGGTATGATCCCACAGCGGGGACAGGCTTATGAAGGAAGTATTCGACGAGGTCGTGGAGGTCTTGGCTCGGGGTGAAAAAGCCGCGCTTTCCACCATCGTCTCGAGCAAGGGATCGCTGCCGATGAGCAAGAAGGCGAAGATGCTCGTCAAGCGTGACGGTACGTTCACCGGGACGGTGGGCGGAGGCTGCCTGGAAGCCGACGTCTGGGCCGAGGCGCGCGAGGTGATGGATCGGGCGGCGCCCCGGCTGCAGCATTTCATCCTGACCGAGAAGCACGCCGGGGACGAAGGCCTGAACTGCGGCGGCAACGTGGAGATCTTCACGGAACCGATCAAGGCGGGCCCGATGCAGGAGGTCTTCGAGGCGATCCGCCGTCTCCACGGCAGGCGAGGCGTCGGACTCCTGGCCACGCTGGTGTCGGGACAGGCCGGCAGGGAAGGCGGCAAGCTGCTGGTCACGGAATCCGGAGAGACCGTCGGGACGCTGGGAGACCCCGTCCTGGACGACCGGATCAGGCTGGATTCGGATATCGAAATCACCGAGAACCTGCTGCGGGTGGTCACGCTGGAGCACGAAGGAGTGGAGACCCGGGTCTTCATGGAGTCCATCTGGCCCGCGCCGCAGCTGATCCTCTTCGGCGGCGGCCACGTCGCCCGGGCCATTGCCCGGATCGCCCATACCGTCGGATTCCGGATCGTCGTGGTGGACGACCGGCCGGCCTTCGCGAACCATGACCGGTTTCCCGAGGCCGACGAGGTCGTCGTAGACGCCTTCGACGAGGTCGTGGGCAAGCTGCCCATTGACGGCTCGTCCTACCTGGTCGCCGTGACCCGGGGTCACCAGTGGGACCAGCCCGTTATCGAACAGGCGGTATGGACCGACGCCGCGTACATCGGCATGATCGGAAGCCGGCGAAAGATCGCCCTGATGTGGAAGAATCTGGAAGAAAAAGGCGTGCCCCGTCACCTGCTGGACCAGGTGCACGCGCCGATCGGCATGGAGATTCAGGCCGATACCCCCGAGGAGATCGCGGTCAGCATCATGGCCGAGTTGATCGAGTTCCGACGGTCCGGCGGGAAGCCGGCCCACCTGCTCTCTACGGTGGGGGAAACGGCGGGAACGGGGCGTGGTGCGCAGCGGTAGGTGATTCGCGCCGGCAGGCGGTACGCGCGCCGATAAGGAATCCAGGCGGTCATGCGTGGCGCGCGCCGATAAGGTGTTACTGAAGTCAGGCGGGGCACACCGGAGCGTCTAACCGGCTTCCCGCAATTCGTCGCGGTTATCCCCTATCTTCGCGACGGCCCGGACGATATCGTCCATGTCCTCCCGGCTGCCGAGCATCACGTTCTGGGTGAACCAGACCGCTTCCGAACGGCAGGCCCTTTCCGTTACCGGCAGATTCAACGCGTCATAGTCGACGGCCGACAGCGCCGGGCTCCGGTATATGCCGTAGTTCCGTTCCCTGAACACCGGCTGCTTGTACAGGGGTATGGAGTAGCCGGGACTGGCGGGAATCCCCTCGGCGCGCAGGGCCTCGATGAACCGTGTTTTCGGGATCCCCCCGAAAGCCTCCCCGCCGTACTTGAACATGTAGATATGCCGTGCGTGGCGGTCGGCCCTTGCGGGCCTGGACACCGGCACGACGCCGTCGACGGCGCCGAGACGCTCGGTCAGGTACTCGCCGTTGTCGTGGCGTCTTATCGCCCGAGCCTCCAGGTGTTCCATCTGCACCAGGAGCAGCGCGCCCTGAACTTCGGTCATCCGGTTGTTGCCGGCCACGCGGTAGTGGTTGTACCGGGGACCCGGCGCGACGTGTCCGCAGTCGGCGAGAGACCGCGCGGCCGATGCCAGATCATCGTCGTTGGTCAGCATGATGCCTCCCTCGCCGGCGTTGAGGTTCTTGGACGACTGGAAACTGAAGGCGCCGATCGAACCGATTGCACCCACGCCCTGGTCTCCCCAGCGCGCACCGTGGGCCTGGGCCGCGTCTTCGATCACGGCCAGGCCGTGCCGGACTGCGATTCCTCCGAGGCGGTCCATGTCCGCGGGGAGACCCGCGAAGTGTACCGCCATCACGGCCCTGGTCCGCGGCGTAATCGCCTGTTCGACCCGGCCGGGGTCCAGGTTGTAGGTATCGGGATCGATGTCGACGAACACGGGCACGGCGTTGGACATCACGATCGAGCTGGCCGATGCGATGAACGTATAGGCCGGTACGACGACCTCGTTCCCGGGTTCGATGCCGACCGCCTGCAGGGCGAGGCAAAGCGCCGTGGTGCCGTTGCTGACGGCGATGCCGTGGGCGGCCTGCTGGAACGCGGCAAAGCGCTTTTCGAAGGCGCGTACCTTCTCGCCCTGGATGCTCCCCCACTGTCCCGACCGCACGGTTTCACCGGCGGCCCGCGCGCTCTCTTCCAGGTCCATGGGCCAGACGGGGAAGGGTTTCGTCCTTACCGGCGCCGCACCGTTTATGGCGAGTCGGGGCATGATCATCTCCCGGGAGTCAGTCGAAGAGGGCTTCCACGAAGGCGGGAGCGTCGAAATCCTGCAGATCCTCGATGCTTTCGCCCACCCCGATGAGTTTGACGGGAATGGCCAGTTGAACGCCGATGGCGAACACGATGCCGCCCCGGGCGGTTCCGTCCAGTTTCGTCAGCGCGATGCCCGTCAGTCCCCCCAGGGTTTCGCTGAAGACGCGGGCCTGGGAAAGGGCGTTCTGGCCCGTCGTGCCGTCGAGGACGAGCAGTACCTCGTGGGGCGCGCCGTCCAGCTGCTTTCCCAGGGTGCGCTGGATCTTCTTCAGTTCCTCCATCAGGTTGTCCTTGGTGTGCAACCGGCCCGCCGTGTCGATGATGACGACGTCCGTCTTCCGGGCCAGGGCGGCCTGCATCGCGTCGTAGACCACGGCCGAGGGATCGGAGCCATGCTGGTGCCGGATGATATCGGCTTCCGCGCGGCGGGCCCAGACTTCCAGTTGGTCTATGGCCGCCGCGCGAAAGGTATCGGCCGCGGCCAGCAGGACTTTCCTGCCTTCCCCGGTATAGCGGGCCGCCATCTTGCCGGCGGTGGTCGTCTTGCCCGTCCCGTTGACGCCCACGACCATGATGACGTGGGGCCGGCCAGGCCGGCCGGCCGGCTCCAGGGCCGGAGCACCGTCCAGGATGCCCGCCATCTCTTCGCGGAGCAACCCCATGAGATCTTCGGGCTTCCGGGTCCGCCGGTCCACCGCCCGGTCCCGGAGGCCGTCGATGATCCGCATGGTCGTTTCCATGCCCACGTCGGTCTGCAGCAAGATGGCTTCGATCTCCTCCAGCAGGTCCTCGTCGATGCGGTCATACCGTCCCACGGCCTGGTCGATCCTGCGCACCAACCCGTCCCGTGTCCTGGCCAGCCCGTCTTTCAGTCTGCGTACGACACCCAGCATGTCCTGGTTCCCGGAGCCCTTTCAGGTGTTAAAACCGGATCGCATACAAAAAACCGGGAGAGCAGTGGTCGGCCTTCCCGGCTTTGGTGCAAATCCCTGTTACGCGTTCATCGGACCGCTTTGATCGCGCCCGATCACGCCTGGCCGCGCCTGATCACGCCTACAGGTGGCCATCGATCTTTTCGGCGAGTTGCTGCTTGGGGAGCGCGCCGATGATCCGGTCCACCTCGGCGCCGTCCTTGAATATCAACAGGCTCGGTATGCTCCGGATGCCGAAACGGGTGGCCGCTTCCCGGTTTTCGTCCACGTCGACCTTGACGACCTTCAGACGCCCGTCATAGTCGCCCGCGAGCTCTTCCAGGGTCGGGGCGACGGCCTTGCAGGGCCCGCACCACTCCGCCCAGAAATCGACCAGTACGGGTGTGCTGCTATTGATTACCTCGGACTCGAACTGATCGTCCGTAATCGGTGTTGGCTGTCCCACTATCGCTGCTCCTTTCACATAGATTGGATTAAATCGTACCCAGCCAAATTCAGCATTCCGGGGGCGATTTGTCAAGCATTTTCGAGGCATGGATCAGCGGAAACGGTCAGGCGTATTCGTCCAGTCCGTGGTCCCTGATCTTGCGGTAAATGGACCGCTCGCTGATGCCGAGTTCACGCGCGGCCCTGCCCCGGTGCCCGCCGTTGCGTTCGAGGGCACGCCGTATGGCTTCCCGCTCCCAGTCTCCCATCGTGCGCAGCCGGTCCAGGTCGCCATCGCCCGATACCACTACGGCGGGAGATTCGAGGTCCTGCCCCCCTTTAGCGGTGGGAGGTTCGATGTCCCGCGCCGCTTCCGTGGGAGAGGGCAGCCGAAAGCGTTCAGGGAGTTGGCCGGGATTGCTGCCGCCGAAGGCCGCGGAGATCTTGGACGGGAGTTCGTGGATGGCCGTCAGGATCTGCCACAGAATCTTGTAGAACATCTCCCGGTCCATGTCCTCCGGGTTCCGGTTCTGCGGGACGGGCAGGGCGCGGTTCGACACGGGCGGCATGTAGATGGTGTCCGGCAGGTCGTCCGCGTCGATCCGGGACTTGCCGGAGGTGACCAGCAGCCTTTCGACGAGGTGCCGCAGCTCCCGGATGTTGCCCGGCCATGCGTAGTCCGTGAGGGCCGCCAGGGCTTCCTCCGTGAAGACGGGGGGAGACGCGCCGTGCTTTTCAGGCGCCTCATGGATGAAATGACTGATCAGCCTGGGGATATCTTCGCGGCGTTCCCGCAGGGCCGGCAGATGGATATGCACGGCGTTGAGCCGATAGTACAGGTCCTGGCGAAACGTCCCGGCGTGGACATCCCCGGCGAGGTCCCGGTTGGTCGACGCGATCAGCCGGACGTTGGTCTTGACGGGCGTCGAGCCGCCGACCCGGATGAATTCCTGCTGCTCGAGGACGCGCAGCAGTTTCACCTGGGTGGACCGGGGCATCTCGCCGATCTCGTCGAGGAGCAGCGTGCCGCCGTCCGCCTGTTCGAAGTAGCCCTTCCGCTGACCCTTGGCGTCCGTGAAGGCGCCTTTTTCGTGGCCGAAGAGTTCGCTTTCCAGCACGCCTTCGGCGATGGCGCCGCAGTTGATCGGAATGAAGGGTCCGTCCCGCCGGTCGCTGAAATGGTGGATCGCCCGGGAAAACCCTTCCTTGCCGGTACCGCTTTCCCCGGTGAGCAGGACCTGGATGCCCGTGGGCGCCACCTGGAGCACCGATTCCATGGCGGCGATGAAGCGTTCGTCCCTGCCCACGAGCTGGAACCGCTGGTGGAACTCCCGCCGCAGGTCCAGCATGCGCATCTTCGTCAGCAGTTCTCCCGCGTCGACGGGTTTCTCGACATAGTCGCTGACGTCGAGCCGGCGGTATTGCCGGGGCGGCTGGTGCTGCCGCGTGGTGAGGATGATGTCGGTGTCGGGGTGTTTTCCCGCCATGGTGCGTATCAGCCGTTCCGGATCCGCGTCGTTCAGGGCGAGATCGAGGAGGACGGCATCGGGCGGATCCTTCCGCAGCGCGCTCAGCGCCTCGGCCGCGACGCCGGTCTCCCGGACGTCGTACCCCGCGTCACGCAGGATACGCACCGCGTGACGCCGGCTGTCCGCTTCGCCGTCCACGACGAGAATCGTACGGCCTTCCACTCCGGGACTCCTTGGCAAGCGCTACTCCAGGTGATAGGTCTTGATTTTTCGAAAGAGGGTTCGCTGGCCGATCTTCAGTACCCGGGCGGTCCGCGCCTTGTTCTGCCCGCAGGCGGCCAGGGTCGCGGCGATCAGCCTTCGTTCGCTTTCCTTCATCGACATGCCGACCCGGATGTCCACCCCGTCCTCGTCGTCCTCGGACCCGGATTTCCCGGGCCGGTGGGGCAGGAACTCCGCCGGAATGTCCTCTACGTCCAGGTCGGAACCATCGGCGAGCAATATCATGGTTTCCAGGCAGCGGCGCAGCGATCCGCCGTCTTCGGACCAGTCGACAGAGGCCAGCAGAGCCAGCGCACCGTCGGTGATGCCCCGTACGGGCACGTTGCGTTGTTCGGCGATCTTCATGGCGAGGTAGCGGATGAACTCCGGCGACAGGTCTTCCCGGTGCTCCGGACTGTCGTTCAGGGGGACCGCCACCGGTTCCGGCCGGGTATGCCGTATGAACTCCGGGACGTCTGCCTCGGTCAGGGTTTTTCCCGTTCCCATGACGATCATCCCTTCGATGCAGTTTTCGAGCTGCCGGACGTTTCCCGGCCAGTGGTAGGTCGACAGCAGTTCCAGGGCCTGTTGGTCGATGCGCTCTATCGGCTTGTTTTCCCGTTCGCTGAACCGGCGGATGCAGTGGTCGATCAGCAAGGGGAGATCCTCTTTCCGTTCCCGCAGGGGCGGCAGGGAAAGCGTCACTACGCGCAGCCGGTAGTAGAGGTCTTCCCGGAAGCGGCCTTTTTCGATCTCGGCTTCCAGATCGCGGTTCGTCGCCGCGATGACCCGGGTGTCCGTCTGCAGCCAGTTCCCGCTCCCCACCCGTTGGAACTTGCGTTCCTGCAGGACCCGCAACAGCTTAACCTGCGTGGACGGGGACAATTCGCCCACCTCGTCGAGAAAGAGCGTGCCGCCGTCAGCCAGTTCGAAGCGGCCCCTGTAGGTCTTTACGGCGTTCGTGAAGGCCCCCCTTTCGTGACCGAACAGTTCGCTTTCGATCACCCCTTCCGAGAGGGCGTTGCAGAAGACCGGCACGAAGGACTCGTTCCGGCGGGAACTGCCGTGGTGGAGGGCGTGGGCCACCAGTTCCTTGCCCGTACCGCTCTCGCCGAAGATCAGCACCGTCGACTGGGTATCGGCGATCTGGAGAATCTGCTCCCGGATGCGTTGCATGGACGCGGACCGTCCCACGATGTTCTCGAATCCATAGCGGGTGTCCAGCTGGTTCAGCAGCTTCTGGTTTTCCTGGACGATGCGCTGCCGGTCCAGGATCTTCTCGATCTCCGCCGCGAGCTTCTCCACGTAGACGGGTTTTTCCAGTACGTCGTACGCCCCCTCCTTCATGGCGGCAACGGCCGGGCCCATGGAACCGGGTTCCGTCATCAGGATGACGCCGACCTCGGGATTCCTGCCGAGGGCGACGTCCATCAGGCGCAGTCCGTCTATGCCCGGGGCGCTCAGGTCCGAGATGATGACGCTCGTGGGTTCGGCGGGCAGGACGTTGAGCGCCTGGTCGCTGTTTTCCACGGCGATCACGCGGTAGCCGCGCCGGGTCAGGCCGTAGTGTTTCTCGTCCCGGCCGCGGGAGGAGCCTTCGACCAGCAGGATGGCGGATTCTGGCGGACTGTTCATGGTATGTGGATTAGAGGCAAGGGACAGGTTGATGCAGCTTCAAGCCGGGACGCTGCTTCCCCTACGGCGGAAACATGCTCACCTTCGACAGAAGTCCACCGCGTAAGGGATCCCGGCCGATTCGGCGTCCACCCGAAATTACGCCAATGCCGGGTCGCTGTCAATCGCTAAACGGGCCGTTTCGGCATCCCGGAGAAACCTCCCGCACCCCGGAGAGGCCGTGCGCCGCGCATGCGGCGGCGGTTCACGGCAGCGGCTGCGCCGACACCTGGTAGGCGGGCATGACCCACATTTCGGGTATGACGACGTGGGCGGGCTGGCAGAGCACGAAAACGACCGTGTCCGCGATGTCTTCGGGCGTGAGCATCAGGGACAGGCGCTTTTCCGATACGGGCTGGGGCCTGTTTTTAAGGATGGGCGTTTTCACCTCGCCCGGCAGGATGGCGCAGGCGCGGAGCCCGAACTCGGCGGCTTCCAGGTTGATCGAATGGGTCAACGAAACCATGCCGTGCTTGGACGCGCAGTAGGCGGCCCCGCCGAGGAGGGAGACCTGGCGCCCGGCCATGGACGCGACGTTGATGACGTTGCCGCCGCCCCGCGCCTTCATCTGTTCGTAGACCGCGCGAAAACAGTTGAACGCGCCCGTGAGATTGATATCCACGACGAGATCCCAGTCTTCCACGGCCATCTCCGTAGCCGTGCGCAGGGGCGTATTGACGCCCGCGTTGTTCACCAGGATCGACACGGGGCCCAGCCGTTCCGTCGCCGGGTTGACTGCCTCGTCGATCTGGTCCCGGTCGGTCACGTCCAGGGGGGCGATGGCCGCGCGGCGGCCGGCGGACGCCACCTCCGCGGCGGTCTCCTCCAGGGGCTCGCGCCGCCTGCTGGAGAGGATTACGTCCGCGCCTTCCCGGGCCAGGGCCAGGGCGATACCGCGTCCGATGCCGGTCCCCGCGCCGGTAACCCAGGCCACGTGTCCTGCCAGTCTATTCATGTCATGCTCCGATCTTTGCGTTGTTGAATTCAGTGCGTTCTGATCTGGTCTGATCTGGTCTGATCTGGTCTGGCCGGTCAGGCCTCGGCCAACTCGGCGTGTACCGACCGGGTGTCGATGCCCAGTCCCTCGAGCAGGTCTTTCCGGACCTTGCATACCATGGTGTAGGCGGGATCGAACACGTTCCCCATGTCATATTCGACGCATTGGCCGAGCAGCGTGTGGGCCGCCCGCGTATCGAGTCCGTAGTCGGCCTGCAGCCAGCGCAGCATCTCCGTGGTCGCGTGCTGGACGCACTGGTCGAGGGGACGGGCGTTGCCCGCCGTGAACAGGTATTCCGCGTTCTCGCCGCGGGGCCAGGCGCTTTGCTTTCCCTTGAGCACCCTGAAGGTGAATTGCACGTCGAAGGAGATCTCGACGCCCGTGCCGACGATCTCTCCGTCGCCCTGCACCGCGTGGCCGTCGCCGATGTGGAACAGGGCGCCGGGCGCGAACACGGGGAAGTACGCGGTGACGCCTTCCACGAATCCACGGTAGTCCATGTTTCCCCCGTGGCTGGCGGACGTGGCCGTCGAGATCGCCTGGCCCTTGTCCGGCGCTACACCGAAACATCCCGTCATGGGCGCCAGGGGCAGGGACATCCGTTCGAGCCGGGTGTCGTCCGGGTCGACCAGCGTGACCGTCCTCCGCTCCAGGTCGATTTCCCAGCGGCAGAGGTCGTCCCGGCTTTTGATCTCCCCTGCGGTCTCCCGCACGTAATCGGGATCGAGCACATTGGGCGCCACGAGCGGACGGGTCCAGCCGAAGGGGCGGTTGGGCGTGAGCCGGTCCAGGTGTACGGCGAGCGTGTCGCCCGGTTCGGCGCCTTCGACGTGAAAGGGGCCCGTCTGTGGATTGCCCGGAGGCGTCACGGGCTTGTCGGAGCGGTCCTTCCCCCGGGCGTCGACCGTCGACGTGACGACGGTATCCCCGTCCTTCACGCGCAGGGCGGGTTCATGGGAACCCATGGTGGTGTGATAGCCAGTGGGTTCGAAGTGGTGGACCATGATCACTCCCGGATTCCTGCGTGGCGCGACACGGCGTAATGGGCGGCGCGACACGGCGTTTGCTGGCGCGACACGCGTTGGGCGGCGCGACACGGCGTTTGCTGGCGCGACACGCGTTGGGCGGCGCGACACGGCGTCAAGGGCCTGGTTACGCCGGTTAGAATAACCATGGGCGGCGCGTACGGTCAAGGTGAATCCGGTTGTTATTGCACCGGAGTTCCGCGATGGGATATCCCTTGACAGGACCGTGGCCAAAATCCATAAATTAGGGGATTATACTCGAAAATAGCCAAACCTCAAAAGAACCTTGCCAACACTCCCAGTCACGGTATTTGGGTTGCCGGGGGGAGGGGACGGGGACATGCTGATCAAATCACTGGCGACGATCCTGATAGCTGCCGCAACGCTAACAGCGGTCGGGCAGGAGGCAGATGAAACGAAGGATCTTCCTATCTGGATATCGGACTACGAGGGAATTACCGAACCACCGAAGAAGACCGGCCCCGACAGTCTTTACGTGCTGTACACCCAAAGTGATGGATGTCCGGGATCGTCTTACGAGGATGAGGTAGACGGCGAACTGGTGCGGGCACGTATCAAACCGGCTTCGTCGCTTTATGGCGCTTTCAATAGGTTGTTTTTGTACGTTTATGTGAGTTGCCTTGAGGAACAAGATCGGCCGCTCAACTACCTCTATAAATACGACGTTTATTTTGCTGAATTAGCCTCCGATAACGATATCATTTCGAGCAGGGGACTACGGTTATTCGAACCATTGATACCTGGCTACTTCCTGCGGTTATATCCCGCCCCCTCTTATGGTAGTTTTGGACAGACCGGTAACAAACGTTCGGCGGAATCAGCCATAAGAGAATCCCTTCGGGATGGCGTCTCAAAAGCTTTGACCGATTACCTCAAGGCAAACCTCGAGAAGTAAGTGCGGAATCGGGTGTTTTTATATATGATTCCCATAAATTACACAGCGTTTACGCAATAGTGTTCACGTCCTTATTGCACCGATTCCGGATCATCGAGCATGCCTATCCGCCCCTATGACGAGACCCTGGTCGGCCTGGCGCCGGCGGGCGACAAGATCCATCACATCCTGCCCGAATTCCAGCGGACCCAGACGGGCTGCCCTCACGGCGTCGAGTTCTGGGTGGCCATACGCACAGTATCCCGGGATGACGAGCCGGTGATGCTGCAGTGGTGCATGTCGTGCCAGCAGGTGGAGGTCCTCGACCCGGAGGAATACGCCTGGCGGGCGCGCCTGGACGAGATGCGGAGTGCAGGGGTGCGGGACCGGCCTGGACCGGACCGGGTGTAGAGGTTGACGCGGCACACTGGACCGGTCGCGAGCATTAGTGGCGGGACGCGGAATCGCGGTGGTACCGGATCACGAACAGGTTGTTCGACCATACATAAGGAGCGTTGGCATGGCCAAGAA contains:
- the erpA gene encoding iron-sulfur cluster insertion protein ErpA, which codes for MVTVTDVAADKIKTMIEDQGNPDLGLRVMIAGGGCSGFQYRLAFDKQATDADQIIEQNGIKVFVDNKSAIYLMGAELDYVEGLMGAGFKVSNPNAKGTCGCGESFYV
- the trxA gene encoding thioredoxin; protein product: MGQPTPITDDQFESEVINSSTPVLVDFWAEWCGPCKAVAPTLEELAGDYDGRLKVVKVDVDENREAATRFGIRSIPSLLIFKDGAEVDRIIGALPKQQLAEKIDGHL
- a CDS encoding M67 family metallopeptidase, translating into MLRLPRSIYDGMAAHAVEEYPRECCGFLTGTDDPDSWRVHRCRNIQDELHVKDPAQYPRDARTAYVFSREDMERLFFGKFEPPGARVLGFYHSHPDSPAYFSEKDRMEALTDWLDPEPGYLVLSVTKEMVSEIKMFRWVDDEAGFREIPVELV
- a CDS encoding XdhC family protein, whose protein sequence is MKEVFDEVVEVLARGEKAALSTIVSSKGSLPMSKKAKMLVKRDGTFTGTVGGGCLEADVWAEAREVMDRAAPRLQHFILTEKHAGDEGLNCGGNVEIFTEPIKAGPMQEVFEAIRRLHGRRGVGLLATLVSGQAGREGGKLLVTESGETVGTLGDPVLDDRIRLDSDIEITENLLRVVTLEHEGVETRVFMESIWPAPQLILFGGGHVARAIARIAHTVGFRIVVVDDRPAFANHDRFPEADEVVVDAFDEVVGKLPIDGSSYLVAVTRGHQWDQPVIEQAVWTDAAYIGMIGSRRKIALMWKNLEEKGVPRHLLDQVHAPIGMEIQADTPEEIAVSIMAELIEFRRSGGKPAHLLSTVGETAGTGRGAQR
- a CDS encoding Mrp/NBP35 family ATP-binding protein — protein: MLLTGIRHVIAVASGKGGVGKSTVSVNLALALADAGHSAGLLDADVYGPNVPQMMGVTGSLEKDPSGRIQPIVRHGIRLVSVGFVAGRSDAVIYRGPLVGKMVKSFLGNVAWGELDYLVVDLPPGTGDAALTLAQSTELTGAVIVTTPQQVALSDVRKSITMFQRLRVPVLGIVENMSYYVNAGTGERVHIFGQGGGCALSDELGLPFLGEIPLSPAVCAGGDAGEPIFLDSASTVEKAAFKNIRAAVEAEIENQPAPVPGPVQS
- the ftsY gene encoding signal recognition particle-docking protein FtsY, with the protein product MGVVRRLKDGLARTRDGLVRRIDQAVGRYDRIDEDLLEEIEAILLQTDVGMETTMRIIDGLRDRAVDRRTRKPEDLMGLLREEMAGILDGAPALEPAGRPGRPHVIMVVGVNGTGKTTTAGKMAARYTGEGRKVLLAAADTFRAAAIDQLEVWARRAEADIIRHQHGSDPSAVVYDAMQAALARKTDVVIIDTAGRLHTKDNLMEELKKIQRTLGKQLDGAPHEVLLVLDGTTGQNALSQARVFSETLGGLTGIALTKLDGTARGGIVFAIGVQLAIPVKLIGVGESIEDLQDFDAPAFVEALFD
- a CDS encoding T9SS type A sorting domain-containing protein, with the protein product GVAALLLEAYPHWTPEKVQRVLRQTAGQAAAPDTLNGYGIVHALNALSTESRGDVYSFTAAGGPGGVYLAWTAGLEVNLLSYRIERRDYPDGSFELLASVPVTRSGDNPQRSNAYDYTDTAAQPGTSYEYRLQPVGRAGLVLTAEPVVIRIDHESGASDGVAAVLYPNAPNPFAVSTRVRFELLEPVHVTLTIYDLLGRKVRVLVDETHGPGRYARTWNGRDGDGRAVPSGVYLYRMTAGDIEEGGKMLLLR
- a CDS encoding DegT/DnrJ/EryC1/StrS family aminotransferase, which translates into the protein MPRLAINGAAPVRTKPFPVWPMDLEESARAAGETVRSGQWGSIQGEKVRAFEKRFAAFQQAAHGIAVSNGTTALCLALQAVGIEPGNEVVVPAYTFIASASSIVMSNAVPVFVDIDPDTYNLDPGRVEQAITPRTRAVMAVHFAGLPADMDRLGGIAVRHGLAVIEDAAQAHGARWGDQGVGAIGSIGAFSFQSSKNLNAGEGGIMLTNDDDLASAARSLADCGHVAPGPRYNHYRVAGNNRMTEVQGALLLVQMEHLEARAIRRHDNGEYLTERLGAVDGVVPVSRPARADRHARHIYMFKYGGEAFGGIPKTRFIEALRAEGIPASPGYSIPLYKQPVFRERNYGIYRSPALSAVDYDALNLPVTERACRSEAVWFTQNVMLGSREDMDDIVRAVAKIGDNRDELREAG